The region GCTAAGCAAAGAAGAGGAAATTTTACTTGAAGATAATAATAAATCTAGTGAACTTTATCAGATTTACAAAAATCTTAAAAATACGGCTAAAATTTATGATGATAGCGATATCTCAGCCTCGCTTGCTTCAGGCTCTTTTGGTATAAAAGCTTCCATCATAGCACCCTGCTCTATTAACACGTTAGCAAAAATTCACGCAGGCTTTGCCGATACGCTTATAACTCGTGCCGCCGCAGTTGCTCTTAAAGAGCGAAGAAAGCTAATACTTGGAGTTCGCGAAATGCCTTTTTCCACCCTCGCGCTTGAGCAGATGGCAAGGCTATCAAGTATGGGCGTTATCATCGCTCCTCCTGTTTTGG is a window of Campylobacter sp. CCUG 57310 DNA encoding:
- a CDS encoding UbiX family flavin prenyltransferase, producing the protein MSKILVAISGASGVNLGVKLANEIAKTSECHVIISHNAKLVLSKEEEILLEDNNKSSELYQIYKNLKNTAKIYDDSDISASLASGSFGIKASIIAPCSINTLAKIHAGFADTLITRAAAVALKERRKLILGVREMPFSTLALEQMARLSSMGVIIAPPVLGYYADIKSVEDMENFIIGKWLDALGIENQIYKRWGKE